One genomic region from Arthrobacter sp. FB24 encodes:
- a CDS encoding HAD family hydrolase, which translates to MNPVMNSREDPSEFRRAFGLWQPRGVVFDCDGLLMDTESLWMLTQRSVSESHGVLFDAEFQRKLVGLPASRIGPLIAGRAGSDPGRVIDQLLRVNITMVAQSAAPMPGARRFVAAASLRVATAVASNSARRILDTALLRGDFGAGFDITVSADEVAHPKPAPDVYLAAADALDLDPKDCLAIEDSEAGAASARSAGMKVIAIPTPGQQPWAHLTRDSLEASDLLSWVEEWRPTTAPGQSSKPARLTGSTAEPWNPKAAG; encoded by the coding sequence TCCTTCGGAGTTTCGCCGTGCTTTCGGCTTGTGGCAGCCGCGCGGCGTGGTCTTTGACTGTGATGGGCTGCTGATGGATACCGAATCATTGTGGATGCTGACCCAACGTAGCGTCAGCGAGAGCCACGGGGTCCTGTTTGACGCCGAATTTCAACGCAAACTGGTCGGCCTTCCAGCGAGCCGAATCGGGCCGCTCATTGCCGGTCGTGCGGGATCAGATCCGGGCAGGGTCATTGATCAGTTACTACGGGTGAACATAACCATGGTCGCTCAATCTGCTGCGCCAATGCCAGGCGCGCGGCGTTTTGTCGCCGCCGCCTCCTTGCGTGTGGCTACCGCAGTGGCCAGCAACTCGGCACGTCGCATACTGGATACCGCCTTGCTTCGTGGGGATTTCGGCGCAGGTTTCGACATCACGGTATCGGCCGACGAGGTCGCGCATCCGAAGCCGGCCCCCGACGTCTATCTCGCCGCAGCAGACGCCCTGGACCTGGATCCGAAGGATTGCCTTGCGATTGAGGATTCCGAGGCCGGCGCCGCTTCAGCACGCTCCGCCGGAATGAAGGTTATCGCCATTCCCACTCCGGGCCAGCAACCTTGGGCGCACCTGACTCGTGACTCGCTTGAGGCGTCCGACCTCCTAAGTTGGGTCGAGGAGTGGCGGCCAACGACAGCGCCAGGACAGAGTTCCAAGCCCGCCCGCCTCACCGGGAGCACCGCGGAACCCTGGAACCCGAAAGCGGCTGGGTAG